The Phaeocystidibacter marisrubri DNA segment TCGTTTACTCGCTATACAACGAGTCGTTTGACGGTCAGCTAGGGCCAAACCTTGCCGCGGGAATGAAGTTTGACGGTGTAGAATATCCTGGATTCTTCAATGAGCCGACTTTCGAAAACTTGCACAAGGGCGCACTTGAATACTGTGATGCAGTGGTTAAAGCCCACGACGAAGTACCGGAATCTCTCTTGGAATTTGCCAAGGAAAAAGATCTTCCGATCTTCGAATGCATTGGCGAGGTAGACAAACCAGCATTAAAATCGTTTTACGAAAACGTTGTTTTAGAAGACGTCACCGCCTAAATCAGGCTTTCTGAATGAAACGAAATACACTTTACTCACTCACTACTAAGGCCATTGTTTCAATGGCTTTAGTTGTTTTTGTAGGCTGCGAACGAGGCGAAGCAGAATTGGGACTCCCTTACGTGGATGGAGACCAACTGAACTTCGGTCAAATGGAGCGAACGCCCATCATTACATACACGGCACCGTTCGACTCTGTACGCTCTAATTCCCCCACTTCTGGCATTGGCTTAGTGGGTGGATATGACGACAATGTCTTTGGTAGAACCGATGCCAAACTGGTCACCCATTTGGTGCCTAGTGGGGTTCCTACTTTTGGAACGAACCCTATTTGCGACAGTGTTGTTCTCTTTATTCCATATACCGTATCCGACGCTGGTTACTATGGTGACACCACAGTACCTTTTAACATGTCGGTTAAAACGTTGAAGAATTACCTCGACCCCGACAGCAGTTATTACAGCAACCGAAGTTTTGCAACCGATGTTGAGATCGGTAATGCAACCATCGCTGTTCGCCCAAGAACACCACGAGATTGGGACCACCTCAGCGCTAGTCGCCCGGTGCTTCGAGTTCCATTGAACACTTCCTTTGGTCAGAATGTGATTTTCCCACTGGAAGGCTCCAATGCATTTGACAATACCGACAATTTCATTTCAACCATTTACGGAATTGAATTGAGCGGTGATGCCTCTACTCAAGCGATTCTCGGATTGCTTGTACCTTCCACAGATTCGAAAGTGCGCTTCTACTTCCGAAACGACGAAATGGACACCTCACACTACGATTTGCGCATGAGCACATCTACGGAGTTTGTGAGCACTTTTACCCATGACTACAGTACGGCTGCATTCGATATTGACAATCAAGACTCTACGAATGGGGAGGTAGCTTGTTATTCTCAAGCCATGGCAGGTGTCGTTACCATGGTTAAAATTCCAAATCTGCGTCACTACCAAGATTCTGCTTGGATATTGACTCGAGCAGAGTTGAATATTCCCGTAAAAGAGGGATCTGCTGTTAGGCATCGTTTACCGGATCAAATGCAAATCGTTGTAAACGACACTGCTGGTAGAACCGTTGTTTCCGATTACATTTCCGAAGGAGCTTCGGCAGTTGGCGGAACTTTGGTTACGGGAGAATTGCGTGATCACAGCTATAAATTTGTCATCACCCGACAAATGCAGCGCTTCTTGGACGATAAGGATTTCCTTGGGGAATTTATCATTGTTCCAAATAATTCATCATCCGATCAATCCAGAGCAGTTCTGAACGGAAATGGTAGTACCTTAGAACCAGCAGAATTGAAGCTCTATTATTCTCGAACTAACTAAACCTTAACCTATGTGCGGAATCGTAGGATATCTTGGGGAAAGAGATGCCTATCCCATCCTCATTAAAGGATTGCAACGCTTGGAATACCGCGGTTACGACAGTGCTGGCGTTGCCTTGCTAGACCACTCTACCCTTCACCTATACAAGAAAAAAGGAAAGGTTTCTGACCTAGAAGCTGAAGCTGCGGGAAAGAACCAAAGTGGCCACTTGGGAATTGGTCATACGCGTTGGGCTACACACGGACCACCGAACGACAACAACTCTCATCCACACGTTTCGAATAATGGCAAGATTGCCCTTATCCACAACGGTATTATCGAAAACTACTCATCCCTCAAGGAAGCATTGATCTCTAGAGGTTTCGTGTTCCACAGCGACACAGATACCGAGGTTCTTGTGAACTTGATCGAAGATGTAATGAACAGTGAAGACCTCGACTTAGAGAATGCTGTTCGCGTTGCCCTTAACCAAGTGATTGGCGCTTATGCCATTTGTGTATTCTCACTAGAAAACGACAGAACCATTGTTACGGCCAAGATGGGAAGCCCTCTTGTTATTGGCATTGGAAACGATGAGTTCTTTGTGGCTTCTGATGCTACTCCATTCCTAGAGTACACCAAAAAAGCGGTTTACTTGGAAGATGGAGAAATGGCCACCATCAATCTAGATCACGGCTTGCGTGTACGTTCTATTAAGGACAATCGCACCATTGACCCATACGTTCAACAGCTTCAAATGGACTTGGCTTCTATCGAAAAAGGAGGCTACGAACATTTTATGTTGAAGGAGATTTACGAACAACCAAAGGCGATTTACGACACTTTCCGCGGTCGTCTTCTTCCAGATCAGAACATGATCAAAATGGGTGGTTTGTTTGAATACAAAGAGAAATTCCTCAACGCCAACCGCATTATCATTGTAGGTTGTGGAACTTCTTGGCATGCTGGATTGGTAGGTGAGTATCTCTTTGAAGATTTAGCTCGAATCCCGGTAGAAGTAGAATACGCTTCTGAATTCCGTTATAGAAATCCTGTTATCACCGATCAAGATGTGGTGATTGCCATTTCTCAATCTGGAGAAACAGCTGATACACTTGCCGCTATCAAGTTGGCCAAAGAACACGGAGCGACCATTTTTGGTATTTGTAACGTAGTAGGTAGTTCGATTGCACGTGAAACACATGCAGGCGCTTACACGCACGCAGGACCAGAAATTGGCGTGGCTTCTACCAAGGCATTCACAGCTCAGGTTACCGTTCTTTCTCTTTTGGCTATTGAGATTGCCAAGATGAAAGGCACGTTGTCGGAAACGCGCTATCACGAACTACTGGAAGAACTCAACGGAATTCCAAAGAAAATGGAAGCCATGTTGCAGTCTGATTCAAAAGTGCGTGAGATTTCTGAACGATTCAAAGACGCTACTAACTGTTTGTACTTGGGCAGAGGCTACAACTTCCCAGTGGCACTAGAGGGCGCCTTGAAACTCAAAGAAATTAGCTACATCCACGCTGAAGGTTACCCTGCTGCAGAAATGAAGCACGGTCCCATCGCATTGATTGACGAAAACATGCCGGTATTCGTTATTGCTCCAAGAAATGGACAGTACGATAAGATTGTGAGCAACATCCAAGAAGTAAAGGCTCGCAATGGTAAAATCGTTGCAATTGTTAGCGAAGGAGATACAGAAATCGCAAAAATGTCGGACTTCACCCTTGAAATCCCAGACAGCAGCGAGGCCTTCTCTCCCCTTCTAACAACGGTTCCTCTTCAACTCCTTTCTTACCACATTGCGGTAATGAGAGGCTGTAATGTGGATCAGCCTAGAAACCTAGCAAAGTCAGTTACCGTAGAATAACCCGACTTTTGTTCTATACAAACCCCGGCCAATGGTCGGGGTTTTTTGTTTGCTCTAAGTTCCAATACTCCCTAAGGGAAGTACTTATTCTCAAGATATGACCTCTTTTGAGGCACAAGCCAGTTTGCGCTACTGAGCTACAGATCATCTGGAATAGGAGTAGAAAACGGAGCAATCGCCAAACAGGGAATATTTGGAAGCATCTCCTACCGATTCTCAACTAAAAAAAGGGGAAGATGCTAATGCACCCTCCCCTTTTCACGTAATCAGGAAATCTATTATTTCATCGATCCAACCAACTCCATCAGTTCGGAGAGGTCTGGAGTAAGAATCACTTCAATGCGGCGGTTCTTCGCCTTGCCCTCAGCGGTTTCATTACTTGCAAGTGGCAAGTATTCGCCTCTACCAGCAGCCGTAATCCGCTGTGGAGCAATTCCCTCATTGTTCAATAGAATCTTTACCACACTTGTTGAACGCATTACAGAAAGATCCCAGTTGTCTCGCACCTGACCATTGCCACGGTAAGCGTCATCATCTGTATGACCTTCTACCATAATCTTGATATCTGGATTGTCGGCAAGTACAGAGGCCAATTGATTCAATGCATTCTGTCCTTCTTGCTGTACCGTCCAAGAACCCGAAGCGAACAACAATCGGTTCTCCAAGGAAACGTACACTTGACCATTCTTCATCTCCACGGTTAATCCTTTGCCTTCAAAACCGAGAAGAGCATCCGACACGCGTTGTTGAACGTAATTCACTATAGAATCCTGACGAGCAATCACGCCCTCCAGTTCATTCACTCGTGCCTCTCTCGCTTCTAGCATAGATCGAAGCGTAGACAAACTCTCTTGTTCAATACGCAAGCTGTCTTCCTTATCTTCCAATTGATCTTGAAGCGCTTCCAATCGATCCAATAGCGCGCGGTTCTCACGAGCATTATTCGCCAACATCGTGTTGTTGTTGTCTAGCAAAAACTCGTAATTCTTATTCAAATCTTCATAGCTCCTGCGCAATTTGCGAATGGCCATATTCTGATTTACCGTGTCTTGGATCAACTCATCGCGAGCGTCCACACAACGGTCTAAA contains these protein-coding regions:
- a CDS encoding DUF4270 family protein; this translates as MKRNTLYSLTTKAIVSMALVVFVGCERGEAELGLPYVDGDQLNFGQMERTPIITYTAPFDSVRSNSPTSGIGLVGGYDDNVFGRTDAKLVTHLVPSGVPTFGTNPICDSVVLFIPYTVSDAGYYGDTTVPFNMSVKTLKNYLDPDSSYYSNRSFATDVEIGNATIAVRPRTPRDWDHLSASRPVLRVPLNTSFGQNVIFPLEGSNAFDNTDNFISTIYGIELSGDASTQAILGLLVPSTDSKVRFYFRNDEMDTSHYDLRMSTSTEFVSTFTHDYSTAAFDIDNQDSTNGEVACYSQAMAGVVTMVKIPNLRHYQDSAWILTRAELNIPVKEGSAVRHRLPDQMQIVVNDTAGRTVVSDYISEGASAVGGTLVTGELRDHSYKFVITRQMQRFLDDKDFLGEFIIVPNNSSSDQSRAVLNGNGSTLEPAELKLYYSRTN
- the glmS gene encoding glutamine--fructose-6-phosphate transaminase (isomerizing), which encodes MCGIVGYLGERDAYPILIKGLQRLEYRGYDSAGVALLDHSTLHLYKKKGKVSDLEAEAAGKNQSGHLGIGHTRWATHGPPNDNNSHPHVSNNGKIALIHNGIIENYSSLKEALISRGFVFHSDTDTEVLVNLIEDVMNSEDLDLENAVRVALNQVIGAYAICVFSLENDRTIVTAKMGSPLVIGIGNDEFFVASDATPFLEYTKKAVYLEDGEMATINLDHGLRVRSIKDNRTIDPYVQQLQMDLASIEKGGYEHFMLKEIYEQPKAIYDTFRGRLLPDQNMIKMGGLFEYKEKFLNANRIIIVGCGTSWHAGLVGEYLFEDLARIPVEVEYASEFRYRNPVITDQDVVIAISQSGETADTLAAIKLAKEHGATIFGICNVVGSSIARETHAGAYTHAGPEIGVASTKAFTAQVTVLSLLAIEIAKMKGTLSETRYHELLEELNGIPKKMEAMLQSDSKVREISERFKDATNCLYLGRGYNFPVALEGALKLKEISYIHAEGYPAAEMKHGPIALIDENMPVFVIAPRNGQYDKIVSNIQEVKARNGKIVAIVSEGDTEIAKMSDFTLEIPDSSEAFSPLLTTVPLQLLSYHIAVMRGCNVDQPRNLAKSVTVE
- a CDS encoding OmpA/MotB family protein; translation: MRITKSLLAVAAGSLILSSCVSSKVHQELQDKYDALAAANENLLQENEECSADLTEARALLDRCVDARDELIQDTVNQNMAIRKLRRSYEDLNKNYEFLLDNNNTMLANNARENRALLDRLEALQDQLEDKEDSLRIEQESLSTLRSMLEAREARVNELEGVIARQDSIVNYVQQRVSDALLGFEGKGLTVEMKNGQVYVSLENRLLFASGSWTVQQEGQNALNQLASVLADNPDIKIMVEGHTDDDAYRGNGQVRDNWDLSVMRSTSVVKILLNNEGIAPQRITAAGRGEYLPLASNETAEGKAKNRRIEVILTPDLSELMELVGSMK